A genomic stretch from Antarcticibacterium flavum includes:
- the mgrA gene encoding L-glyceraldehyde 3-phosphate reductase has product MNTYTAAEDRYDKMQYRRCGKSGILLPLLSLGLWHNFGDVDDFENSRQLLRTAFDNGIIHFDLANNYGPPYGSAEKNFGKIFAEDFKRYRDELIISTKAGWDMWPGPYGNFGSRKYLIASLNQSLKRMGLDYVDIFYHHRPDPDTPLEETMGALDQIVRQGKALYVGISQYSAEDTAKAAAILKEQKTPFLIHQPRYNMLDRWVENGLLETLEKEGIGSIVFSPLEQGILTSKYLKGIPDNSRAAIEGGYLDKSLITPALVEKVQKLNSIAERRNQSLAQMAIAWLLKDERVTSVLVGVSRVSQLEDNINGLQNLKFTSEELQEIENILKD; this is encoded by the coding sequence ATGAACACCTATACCGCCGCTGAAGACAGATACGATAAAATGCAATACCGCCGTTGCGGAAAAAGTGGTATCCTCCTTCCACTTCTCTCCCTTGGCTTGTGGCATAACTTTGGGGATGTAGATGATTTTGAGAATTCGCGACAGTTATTGCGTACTGCTTTTGATAACGGAATAATCCATTTTGATCTCGCAAATAACTACGGACCTCCATATGGAAGTGCTGAGAAAAATTTCGGAAAGATCTTTGCTGAAGATTTTAAGCGATACCGCGATGAACTTATTATTTCCACTAAAGCCGGCTGGGATATGTGGCCGGGGCCATACGGCAATTTTGGATCCCGAAAATACCTTATTGCCAGTCTGAACCAATCTTTAAAAAGAATGGGACTGGATTATGTAGATATCTTTTACCACCACCGTCCCGATCCTGATACCCCGCTGGAAGAAACAATGGGTGCCCTGGACCAGATAGTAAGACAGGGAAAAGCTTTATATGTAGGTATCTCCCAATACTCTGCTGAAGATACAGCCAAAGCTGCTGCGATCCTTAAAGAACAAAAGACCCCTTTCCTAATTCACCAGCCCAGATATAATATGCTGGATCGCTGGGTAGAAAATGGGTTGCTTGAAACCCTGGAAAAGGAAGGAATAGGCAGTATTGTTTTTTCTCCCCTGGAGCAGGGAATTCTTACTTCCAAATATCTCAAGGGAATCCCAGATAATTCCCGTGCAGCTATTGAAGGGGGGTATCTGGATAAATCCCTTATTACACCCGCCCTGGTAGAGAAAGTTCAAAAATTGAATTCCATTGCTGAAAGAAGGAACCAAAGCCTCGCACAAATGGCAATCGCCTGGCTACTTAAGGATGAAAGAGTAACCTCAGTCCTTGTAGGGGTGAGCAGAGTTTCCCAACTTGAAGATAATATAAACGGACTCCAAAACCTGAAATTTACCAGCGAAGAGCTTCAGGAAATTGAGAATATTCTAAAGGATTAG
- a CDS encoding MarR family winged helix-turn-helix transcriptional regulator has product MKEKTIDHVLRATWMAVSKMYNEEAGKAGSTMATGFALLSIDPEKGTPSTSLGPKMGMEATSLSRILKTMEEKGLIIRKKNPTDGRSVLLHLTEFGKEMRDFSKGVVLRFDEAVKENVSEEDLRTFIKVANTIVELIGNKKIYNKEIK; this is encoded by the coding sequence ATGAAGGAAAAAACCATTGATCACGTTTTAAGAGCTACCTGGATGGCAGTTTCAAAGATGTACAATGAGGAAGCCGGCAAAGCCGGAAGCACTATGGCCACAGGCTTTGCACTATTAAGTATAGATCCTGAAAAAGGAACCCCCTCTACCTCTTTGGGCCCAAAAATGGGCATGGAGGCCACAAGCCTTTCCCGTATCCTTAAAACAATGGAGGAAAAAGGTCTTATAATTCGCAAGAAGAATCCCACAGATGGAAGGAGTGTATTGTTACACCTCACCGAATTTGGAAAAGAAATGAGAGATTTTTCTAAAGGTGTCGTTTTACGTTTTGATGAAGCAGTTAAGGAAAACGTATCTGAAGAAGACCTGCGCACCTTTATTAAAGTTGCAAATACGATTGTGGAGCTTATTGGAAATAAGAAGATCTATAATAAAGAGATAAAATAA
- a CDS encoding type I phosphomannose isomerase catalytic subunit, producing the protein MFDYPLKFRPILKEKIWGGKKLVEILNKKSGSGELGESWEISGVKGDISIIENGVHSGSTLKELLEEYKEALVGKKVYKTFGNEFPLLIKYIDAKTELSVQLHPNDALARKRHDSFGKTEMWYIMQADEGAKINIGFTHTISKDEYLDHLEKGRITNLLNFEEVKKGDTFFINTGKVHAIGAGVLLAEIQQTSDVTYRIYDWDRVDAEGNSRELHTEQALDAIDFERKDDFRLSYERILNGSSTIATCEYFTTNYLPVKGEVKKDYTALDSFVIYMCVSGDALIRIGDHKETLQQGQSLLIPAQNKFVDIKAKDAELLEVYIS; encoded by the coding sequence ATGTTTGATTACCCATTAAAGTTTAGGCCTATCCTCAAGGAAAAGATATGGGGCGGTAAAAAACTGGTAGAAATACTTAACAAAAAATCCGGTAGTGGAGAACTGGGTGAAAGTTGGGAAATCTCCGGAGTTAAGGGGGATATATCTATAATTGAAAACGGTGTGCATAGTGGCTCAACTCTAAAAGAACTTCTTGAAGAATATAAAGAGGCACTGGTGGGAAAAAAAGTTTATAAAACCTTTGGAAATGAATTTCCCTTACTCATAAAATATATAGACGCAAAGACCGAACTCTCTGTACAGCTTCACCCTAATGATGCTTTGGCCAGAAAACGTCATGATTCATTTGGAAAGACCGAAATGTGGTATATTATGCAGGCAGATGAAGGAGCGAAGATCAATATTGGTTTCACCCACACTATTTCCAAAGACGAATATTTAGATCATCTTGAAAAAGGCCGGATCACAAATTTGCTGAATTTTGAAGAGGTGAAGAAAGGCGATACTTTTTTTATAAATACAGGCAAGGTGCATGCTATTGGAGCAGGGGTTTTATTGGCAGAGATCCAGCAAACATCAGATGTTACCTACAGGATATACGACTGGGACAGGGTAGATGCCGAAGGCAACAGCAGGGAGCTTCATACGGAGCAGGCCCTGGACGCCATTGATTTTGAAAGGAAAGATGATTTTCGGCTTTCTTATGAGAGAATTTTAAACGGATCATCTACTATTGCCACCTGCGAATATTTTACAACAAACTACCTGCCGGTAAAAGGTGAGGTAAAAAAAGATTATACAGCCCTGGATTCGTTTGTGATATATATGTGTGTGAGTGGGGATGCATTAATACGGATAGGAGATCATAAGGAAACCTTACAGCAGGGGCAATCCCTGTTAATCCCCGCACAAAATAAATTTGTGGACATAAAAGCAAAAGATGCTGAATTACTGGAGGTTTATATTTCATAA
- a CDS encoding AMP-dependent synthetase/ligase, translating to MIEIKRLFDFPYYQLENHPLEKALGTKYNGTWETLSTRQYIDKANAMSRGLLRLGVLPNEKIAVISSSNRTEWNILDIGVLQLGAQNVPIYPTISEEDYEYVINHSEATYCFVSDTEVLEKLNSIKHNTKLKEVYCFDEIEGCKNWKEVLELGEDKSNQDEVEQLKKAVQPDDLATLIYTSGTTGRPKGVMLTHDNIVSNVLGSSTRVPFEFGSYTALSFLPVCHIFERMILYLYQYYSVSVYFAESIEKISDNLKEVKPHVITAVPRLLEKVYDKIIAKGSTVGGVKQKLFFWAVELGLEYEPYGANGWWYETRLSLARKLIFSKWKEGLGGNIELIVSGSAALQPRLARVFAAADIPVMEGYGLTETSPVIAVNDQRNHGFKIGTVGKVIDRVEVKIAEDGEILTKGPNLMKGYYKEPDKTKEAINEDGYFHTGDIGEIDSEGFLKITDRKKEMFKTSGGKYVAPQIIENTMKQSRFIEQIMVIGEGERMPAAFIQPNFEFVEEWAKRKNLDVGSTPAEISKHPEVIARIQEEVDFYNAKFGNWEKVKKFELTPDVWSIEGEHLTPTMKLKRRNIKKLYENLYNNIYNS from the coding sequence ATGATCGAAATAAAAAGACTTTTTGATTTTCCGTATTACCAACTTGAAAATCACCCCCTGGAAAAAGCGCTGGGAACAAAATATAATGGTACCTGGGAAACCCTATCTACCCGGCAATATATAGATAAGGCCAATGCGATGAGCAGGGGCCTGTTAAGACTGGGGGTACTTCCTAATGAGAAAATAGCGGTGATCTCCTCTTCAAACAGGACAGAGTGGAATATCCTGGATATTGGGGTGTTACAACTGGGAGCCCAAAATGTACCTATCTATCCAACTATTTCTGAAGAGGATTATGAATATGTGATCAATCACAGTGAGGCTACTTACTGTTTTGTATCTGATACTGAGGTGCTGGAAAAACTTAATTCAATAAAACATAATACCAAGCTTAAGGAGGTATACTGCTTTGATGAGATCGAAGGCTGCAAGAACTGGAAAGAAGTACTGGAGCTGGGTGAGGATAAGAGTAACCAGGATGAGGTCGAGCAATTAAAGAAAGCTGTACAACCAGATGACCTTGCTACTCTTATATACACATCTGGAACTACCGGAAGGCCTAAAGGAGTGATGCTCACCCATGATAATATTGTGAGCAATGTATTGGGGAGTTCTACCAGGGTACCATTTGAATTTGGATCTTATACGGCACTGAGTTTCCTGCCGGTATGCCATATCTTTGAAAGAATGATCCTTTATCTATACCAGTATTACAGTGTCTCAGTTTATTTTGCAGAGTCTATAGAAAAGATAAGCGACAACCTTAAGGAAGTAAAACCACATGTGATCACGGCTGTTCCACGATTACTGGAGAAGGTATATGACAAGATAATCGCCAAAGGATCTACCGTAGGCGGGGTAAAACAAAAACTTTTCTTCTGGGCAGTGGAATTAGGACTGGAATATGAACCCTATGGTGCAAACGGCTGGTGGTATGAAACAAGATTAAGCCTTGCCAGAAAATTGATCTTTTCAAAATGGAAAGAAGGCCTGGGTGGGAATATTGAGTTAATAGTATCTGGTAGTGCTGCCTTGCAGCCAAGACTCGCAAGGGTATTTGCCGCGGCAGACATACCGGTAATGGAAGGTTATGGCCTTACCGAAACTTCGCCTGTAATAGCTGTTAATGACCAGCGGAACCATGGTTTTAAGATTGGTACAGTAGGAAAAGTGATAGACAGGGTTGAAGTGAAGATAGCTGAAGATGGAGAGATCCTTACCAAAGGCCCGAACCTTATGAAAGGCTATTATAAAGAGCCGGATAAAACAAAAGAAGCCATCAATGAAGATGGGTATTTCCATACCGGCGATATTGGGGAGATAGACAGTGAAGGCTTCCTGAAGATCACCGACAGGAAGAAGGAAATGTTCAAAACCTCTGGAGGGAAATATGTAGCACCACAGATCATTGAGAACACCATGAAGCAATCCCGTTTCATTGAGCAGATCATGGTTATAGGAGAAGGAGAAAGAATGCCTGCAGCATTTATACAACCAAACTTTGAGTTTGTAGAGGAATGGGCAAAACGAAAAAACCTTGATGTAGGATCTACTCCGGCAGAAATTAGCAAGCATCCTGAAGTGATCGCGCGTATACAGGAAGAGGTAGATTTCTATAATGCCAAATTTGGGAACTGGGAAAAAGTCAAAAAGTTTGAACTCACTCCAGATGTGTGGAGCATAGAGGGCGAGCACCTGACTCCAACAATGAAACTAAAACGAAGAAATATCAAGAAATTATACGAGAATCTTTATAATAATATTTATAACTCGTAA